GGCTGGGGTGGCCGCCGGGCCGGGGAGGGCGACGAAATAGCCTTCCACTTCACCCCGCTGCACAGCCGCGTAAAAATCCCGGGCCTGCTCCGGTGGCAGCGTGGCCACGGCCTTGCGCAGCCTGGGCGTGATGTGCGCATGGCTCTGCCAGATATCCGGATCGCGGCGCACGGCCTCGAAGTCCGGCCAGTCGGGTTCGCCTCCGAATCCGTCGGGCAGGGTGTCCGCCAGGCTCAATCCGGATTTGGCGTCGATGACGAAAAAACGGCCCTCCCCCTGGGACAGGCAAAGGGCCAGCCTCCTGGCGGGCCAATCCCCAAGCGCGCCCAGGATGCGCCGATCCGACAGCCGCTTGCGCAACCACATGGCCTTGGCCGGAGGATCGGGGGGGAAGGTCGGCTTATGCGCCGAGACGAAAAGAAAAAAACGGCCGGGACCGATCCGGCCGTGCAGATATTTGGGAGGGGAAGCGTCGGTGTCGTTCGGCGTGCAGGCCCCGGACAGCCCCAAGGAAAAAAGTCCCGGGGCGGGGAAGGCGATTTTGCCTAAACGGGCCCCGGTGAGCGTCCGGGACAGCAGGGGGAGCAGGCTTCGGAAAAAATCGGCTTCCATGGCCTGACCTGGCCGCGATGCGCCGGGCGGCCCGGGCTATTCGCCGCGCAGGTTTTCCTCGTCTTCCTGCTTGCTTTTGCACTTGATGCACAGCGTGGTCACGGGGCGGGCCTTGAGTCTGGCCACGCTGATGTCCTCGCCGCACTCCACGCACTCGCCGTAGGTGCCGTCGTCGATGCGTTCCAGGGCCTCTTTGATCTTTTTGATGAGCCGACGCTCCCGGTCCCGCAGGCGAAGGGTGAAGGCCCGGTCGGACTCGGCCGTTGCCCGGTCGGCCGGATCGGCGTAGACCTCCACGGTGTCGGTCATGTCCTCAATGGTTTCCTCACCCTTTTTGAGGATGTCCTGAAGCATGTTGCTCAAAAGATTTTGAAAGAAATCCACGTCTTTGGGGTCCATGCATCCCTCCTGGCGCGTAAGCCGTCCTTAGGCGGCGGCTTCAAAAGAGATTTCCTCTATATCAAAGCCGAACGAACGTAAAGCATCCTGAAGCGTCCGGATTCTGTTGGGCGCGAATTGTCACAGAAAAACCGGGATGGCCGCAGCCGTCTCCATGAACGCCTTGC
Above is a genomic segment from Desulfolutivibrio sulfodismutans DSM 3696 containing:
- the dksA gene encoding RNA polymerase-binding protein DksA; translated protein: MDPKDVDFFQNLLSNMLQDILKKGEETIEDMTDTVEVYADPADRATAESDRAFTLRLRDRERRLIKKIKEALERIDDGTYGECVECGEDISVARLKARPVTTLCIKCKSKQEDEENLRGE